TATCGATTCTCTTTGGCTGATGGCACTATAGTGACTGCACAGACAAAGAGCAAACTCTTTCGAAATCCTGTAACAAATGATCGTCACAGCTTTGTCTCCACCCACTTTCTTCAGAGGTAATGATAGATTACTGTGTATGCTCATGTTAAATGCAGCAAGTGTTCTCAAGGTGCTTTATTATTAAtgtaaaaagggagaaaattcaACAAGAGAAAAAGCAGGCAGGTTGTTGGGTTTGCAGAAGTGAATTTAGATTCCTGGATTATGATGTTTTCTTTAAGGTTATAGTTTTATGTGAAAATGAGATGTGTTCATGAAATAACTAATTCCAAAGGAAAGCTGGAAGTTGGGAAGACTAGTGGATAAAAGAGCTTATAAAATCTGACCCTgttacttttcatttctaatggtGCATTAGATTGCTCTTAGGAATTGAATTTAAAATTcgaaggtaggagttcccgtcgtggcgcagtggttaacgaatctgactaggaaccatgaggttgcgggttccatccctgcccttgctcagtgggttgacgatccggcgttgccgtgagctgtggtgtaggttgcagacgcggctcggatcccgcgttgctgtggctctggcgtaggccagtggctacagctccgattcgacccctagcctgggaacctccatatgccgcgggagcggcccaaagaaatagcaaaaagaccaaaaataaataaataaataaataaaataaaattcgaAGGTAGACTTTAAGAATAAGtagttacagggagttccctagtggcttagcagtttaaggatccagtatggtcactgctgtggctcaggttgctgctgtggcattggctctatccctggcctgggacctccacatgccaggatcacggccaaaaaaaaaaaaaaaaaaaagtggttgctGTTGCTAATGGTAAAGAAGCAGAATATTCACCCATTAATTGTCTTGAGTAATTTGCAGGCATCTCCAGGTTAACCCTTTGATATACAGGAACTCTAGTAAAGCCCCACTGAGATTCTAGCTACATAGCTTTGGGCCCTTCACGGTGCTCTGATGGTGCCCCTTGTTTAGGTTATGTggcttattaaaaatatgttattaggTTAATAACTGATCAATATCTAGATTGTTGTCACTAGGTATTGGAATGACGCCTGAGAAGTTAAATTCCTGGGGGcacttcatctttaaaaaagaaaatcaggttcAGGCTTTTAATGCATGCTGTAATTTTTCAGTAAAACTTTGATGTTCTGTTTCTTTGCAGGGAACAGAATGGGTATAGACCAAACCCAAATCCTGTTGGACAAGGCGTTAGGCCTCCAGCAGCTGGATGCAACAGTTCAGTAGGCAGCATGAACATGTCGCCAAACCAAGGCTTACAGATGCTGAGCAGCAGGACCTATGGCTTGGCTGACCCCAGCACCACAGGCCAGATGACTGGAGCTAGGTATGGGGCTGCTGGTAGCATAGCTTCGATGAACCCTGGACCAGGCATGCAGTCACCATCTTCCTACCAGAACAGCAACTACGGTCTCAACATGAGTAGCCCTCCGCACGGGAGTCCTGGTCTTGGCTCCAACCAGCAGAATATCATGATTTCTCCTCGTAATCGTGGGAGCCCAAAGATGGCCTCACATCAGTTTTCTCCCGTTGCAGGTATTGGTGttgcatttccttaatttttttctttttcattaattctGTTCTTTCCATACCACTGTAATTCCTATAaagttaattcattttaaaatagaacttttGCATGTTAAGTGGTGTTTTTTATAGCACATCTGATAGTCTAatctttttccaaatttttctctAAATCCAGGTGTGCACTCTCCCATGGGATCTTCTGGCAGTACTGGGAATCACAGCTTTTCTAGCAGCTCTCTCAGTGCCCTTCAAGCTATCAGTGAGGGTGTGGGGACTTCTCTTTTATCTACTCTGTCTTCACCAGGTCCCAAACTGGATAACTCTCCCAATATGAACATAACCCAACCAAGTAAAGTGAGCAGTCAGGATTCCAAGAGTCCCCTAGGCTTGTATTGTGACCAGAATCCAGTGGAGAGTTCCATGTGTCAGTCCAATAGCAGGGATCACCTCAATGACAAGGAAAGTAAGGAGAGCAGTGTGGAAGGCTCAGAGAATCAAAGGGGTCCTCTGGAGAGCAAAGGTCACAAAAAGTTACTGCAGTTACTTACCTGTTCCTCCGATGACCGGGGCCATTCCTCCTTGACCAACTCCCCGCTGGATTCAGGATGTAAAGACTCGGCCATTAGCGTCACCAGCCCCTCTGGGGTCTCTTCTTCAACCTCTGGAGGAGTGTCCTCCACATCCAATAtgcatgggtcactgctgcaaGAGAAGCACCGGATTTTGCACAAGTTGCTGCAGAATGGGAACTCGCCGGCCGAAGTAGCCAAGATTACTGCCGAAGCCACTGGGAAAGACACTAGTAGCACAGCATCTTGTGTGGAAGGAAACGTCAAGCAGGAGCAACTAAGTcctaagaagaaggaaaataacgCTCTGCTTAGGTATCTGCTGGACAGGGATGATCCTAGTGACACACTCTCCAAAGAACTGCAGCCCAAAGTAGAAGGCGTGGACGGTAAAATGAGCCAGTGCAGCAGTTCAGCCCTTCCTAGCTCAAGTCAAGAGAAAGACTCTAAAATTAAGACAGAAACGAATGAAGAGgtaatttgtcttttctgtgtttcatttttgtcattGTAGTATTGATCATTGCATTTCTGTGTTAGAAAGACAGTGTATCATACATGAATTCTTATCTTCTATTTTAGGTGTATTTAATGGGAATTAATCTGGAGCTATCTTTTTTGGGGGCTCACTGTTTTTAGCATCAGTTAAGTGTATTATGATATAATTTAGAAGTATCGATGTAtatgctttaaaatgtaatttattattcCTTAGTAGCCAATTTGGCATTTTTCAtcaaggtttttggtttttattgttggAATGAGCCCATTGGGTCATTAAGGCTATggtagaaacagaaagaaaaaaaacaacaacaaacttttGTGTTAAGCAATAGGATTTTGATTTTTACCTCAAATCAAGTTTCACATTCTCAAGCATTTCCCAAACTCTGCTTTGAGAAGCACTGTCCTGGGAGATGTTAATATGTACCTGAGAAAATGAAAGCCTTGAAGAAGTCATACTGTTAGGATGTCTCTTTCACTCTAAGCCAGCGTTCTCCAAACGTTTTGACTAAacccttttaaaatcatacccatGAATATCTTGTTGAACACCAGCTTGCTTTCATTATTAATCATACCTGTTTTCAGAAGTATGTGAAGGGCAGACATCTGTCAGCTGATGATTTGGACTGATGTTCGCTGGAAATTATCCTATAGTTTGAGAATTaagcatacatttaaaaatttctcggagttcccttcatggctcagttaatgaaccccactaggaaccatgaggttatgggttcgatccctggccttgctcagtgggttaaggatccggggttgctgtgagctgtggtgtaggtcgcagacgcggcttggatcctgtgttgctgtggttctggtgtaggccagtggctacagctccgattagacccttagcctgggagcctccatatgccatggatgcagccctagaaaagggaaaaagccaaaaagaaaaaaaaattctctttgaaaGCACTTCCCAACCTATGGATTTATCCCAGTATTTAAATTGTTCTTACTTTTAAGGAAGACGATGAGGGGTAGAGGTCATATCTTTTAAGTGGGCATTATCATTTCAGGTACCTACCGTGGTTACCTGTTActcttttatctattttcttctgACGAATATGTTTATACCTATATATCTAGTAATGTGcttaaaaccattttattttcaggGATCTGGAGACTTGGATAATCTAGATGCTATTCTTGGTGATCTAACTAGTtctgatttttataataattcCATATCTACAAATGGTAGTAATCTTGGAACCAAGCAGCAGATGTTTCAAGGAACTAATTCTCTGGGTAAGGAAGAACTAGATTTTATTCTTGCTCCCTTTTAGCCTTTTCTGCACACTTGTATACATTCTCAGACTAGGATCCAACTTTACACTGCATTCTCTGCCTCTCAGTTTCTTATACTAAATTATAATGTGTGTgggtttttgttactgttttttggtttttgggtttttttgttgttgttgttgtttttttagggccgcacctatggcatatggaagttcccaggctaggggtcaaatcggagctgcagctgccagcctgcaccacagcaatgccagatccgagcagtgtctgtgacctccaccccagctcatggcaacgctagatcctttaacccactgagtgagaccagggctcgaacctgcatccttatggaaactagtcaggttttcAATGCGccgagccaaaaaaaaaaaaaaagcgaaaaaacattttgtggttattcatttttatggcacTGTTTCCTAAATTGAGATAAGATAGATCAAACAGAttggaaaaagccaaaaaaaaaaaaaaaaaaaaaaaaaaccaggaggaaattttatgttttattccttGTTTGAGTAGAAAGCAACTAATCTGGttacatttaattataaaattttaaacagaagcTATGCAAGGGTGTATATTGAAGAACTTCTAGGAGTTTGCAACACTGGGAAAATTTTCAAATGTGAAGCAGAACATGAATGACCATATCAGGCTACAGACAGTGCCCAGTACTTCAGCCAACACTGAGACGCTTGTTTTTGACTTTATTTGGAATATGAggccttttttgtgtgtgtgtgcgtgcttaGTATTTATTTTGTAAGGGAAGATAGTGTTTATTTTAGTAAGAAAGACGTTCTTGGGTGGGTGATACTGGTATTTATGTCTTGTGCTTGATGATGTAGTGGGTCATCAGAGGATATTTATGTATTGTGCTACTGTGTCTTTAACAGGTTTGAGGAGTCCGCAGTCTGTGCAGTCTGTTCGTCCTCCATATAACCGAGCAGTGTCTCTAGATAGCCCCGTTTCGTTGGCTCAAATCCTTCAGTAAAGAATATCAGTGCTTTCCCCATGTTAACAAAGCAGCCCCTGATGGGTGGCAATCCAAGAATGATGGATGGTCAGGAAAATTATGGCTCAGCTATGGGTATGTTACTTTTAATTAATACTTACGATGAAAAGTTCTtttgggttggagttcctgttgtggctcagtgagttaagaacccgacatagtgtctgtgaggatgtgggttcgatccctggtctcgctcagtgggttaaggacccagcgttatctcaagcttcagcataggtggcaggtgcagcttggatctggcattgctgtggctttggtctaggctggcagctgcagctctgatttgacccctagcctgggcatttccatatgctgcaggagcagctttaaaaagaaaaacgaatTCTTttgggaaaagcaaattaaaaacacttAAGCCATTTAAATAACTGCAATTATAGAAAAACAGCATGTTTCTATCATGAGTATCCTTGATTTATTCTATGTCTTGGTGATTTAAACTCTTGAGGATTTTGGTCCAAGACATTTTCTAACACAGGCCTGGCAGTACAGGTGTACATCAGATACTGCAGGTTCCATTCCagatcaccacaataaagcaaataatgCAACAAGTCACATGaagtttttggtttctcagtgcatatgaaagttatgtttaggagttcccgtcgtggctcagtggttaacgaatccgactaggaaccatgaggttgcgggttcgatccctgcccttgctcagtgggttaaggtctggcgttgccgtgagctgtggttcgggttgcagacgcagctcggatcccgtgttgctgtggctctggtgtaggccggtggctacagctccaatttgacccctagcctgggaacctccatatgccgcaggagcggctcaagaaaaggcaaaaagacaaaaagaaaaaaaaaaaagttatgtttatatccTGGTCTGTTAAGTATtcagtagcattatgtctaaaaatattGTACATACCTTAATTGAAAAACTTTGTTGCTAAGTAATGCTCACCATCATCTGACAGTACAGAGTTGCCAGTAAACCTTCAAtgtgtagtaaaaaaaaaaagtatctgtgaagcacaataaaaagaAGGCATGCCTATACTAGCCTATCAAAAATGTCTCATTAGGTGGCTAGCCCTATTCTTAGGATGACAAAACACTCTTTTGTCAAGGGTTGTAAGAAGAATTTCATTCCAACATGGACAATACCTAATCATTTCTGCTTTAGGTGGACCCAACAGAAACGTGGCTGTGAATCAGACTCCTTCCTCAGGAGACTGGGGCTTACCTAACTCAAAGGCCAGCCGAATGGAGCCTATGAATCCAAACTCGATGGGAAGACCAGGAACGGATTTTAACGCCTCTCTGCCCAGACCTGCAGTGGGTGGCTCCATGCCCACCATGCCTCTTCGGTCCAATAGCATCCCAGGTGCGAGACCAGTgttgcagcagcagcaacagcagcagcagcagatgcTTCAAATGCGTAAGCATCCACTTCATAAAAAGACTAGATGTTTTAGGGTAACTTTTGTCATTGGCTTATTTGAAAATGTACCCTTTCTTTTTGCTCCTGCAGGGCCTGGTGAGATTCCCGTGGGAATGGGGGTCGGTCCTTATGGCCAAGGAGCACCATCGAACCAACCTGGTTCCTGGCCAGATGGCATGTTGTCTATGGAACAAGGCCCTCATGGGACTCAAAATAGGTGGGGCTTTATTAAGTGACTCTGTAGAAAATGTAAGCATTGGATTATCTAGAAAAGGGTTAGAGCACAGCAACAAACCTGAAAGAGAACGAGATAAACTCTCTGTAATTATCAGTTGCCGTCTGTGTGTGAAAAATGAGCTCAAGGCAGCAGGCAGTGGCACTTTTGGGAGTGGGGTGGCAGAACCCTTTTGCTCAGCTGCAGGTCTGTTGGGTGGTCACACCTGAGAGCCTCCGCGTGGTGGTGATCTCCGTAAGGTCAGAGTCCTCCCCATGAGAAGGAGGCCGATAAATTAGCACTAGTTGGACAAGATAAATGCTCCTCAGAGGGTGAGCCTCAGTTTTGTGGAAACttcatttattgttattatttattaatttatttattggccatccCATGGCCTAAGggagttgccaggccaggaatcaaatcccagctgcaggtgcctcctatgctgcaggtgcagcaacaccgaatccttaacccactgtgctgggcggggatcaaacctgtgtcttggtgctccagagatgccactgattctgTTGCACTGCAGTGGAAGTTCCAGAaattggataatttttttctaaaattatttattttattttttgctggaTGGATTTTACTtctaaaagtatttaaaacatttcagggATGAAAGTGAAAGTGAACTATAGCACTGTTTGACTTGTGCAAAAGAAAGGTTGTGGATTATGTCTGTATTTCGTTTTTTTAGTTGGGTCAGTAACATTTGCATGAAAGAGGCTACCTGTCAATGTCAACTGTAACTTGAATTCTGCAATAaattagcaaagaaaaatgaatagatcTATTGAGTAGACATCGGTGTAACTACGTGAGTTTATTAACTTGAGTGCCATTCTACCCAGTAGAGAACAAACTGTTTCATCACAGAATTTTTTTGAGGCTGGATAAATGTCTAGCCCCAGGCCCCTGTAATGTGTTGGAAAAAGGGGCATTTCTGTGGGTGTATGAGGTTTGTATTATACTTGTCCGTACATGAACTCTGTGAGCCATGCATAAtgcaggtttgttttgttttgttttaaataagttGGTAGATCCTTGGGCTgagttcagcattttttttctgttcctttgttgATTTCTCCAACTTAAAGTATCCTAACTACTATCACTTCTATTCTTGGAGGGTCttgaaaacacattcttcttcCATCCCTCCTGAACCTCTGCTATCCTCCAAATGCTGAGCGGTCTGGCAGTTACATTTTGGTGGTGGGATTGGGAGTTGTAAGCTAGATAACGGTTGTTGAAGACGACCGGTGAGGTTTAAAATTGTGGGTCTTAAATTGATGCCATTTACTCTTCTCTGCTACTCTGTTAGTTTATTATTTATACTTGTAGTGtttgcatattaaaaatattatgcacaggagttcctgttatggctcagcagggtaagaactgacataatatctgtgaggatgtgggttcgatccctgaccttgctcagttggttaaggatctagtgttgccacaaactgtggcataggctgacagctgcagcccgatttgacccctagcccaggaacttccatatgctgcagatgtggccgtaaaaggaaaaaaaaatactgcgcGTGGttactttgatctttttttttttttcccttaaagaggaaaaagcaCCATTGAAATTGATTGCACGTTTCTTTTTAGGCCACTTCttaggaactccctggatgatCTCCTTGGGCCACCTTCTAACCTGGAAGGCCAGAGTGATGAAAGAGCATTGTTGGACCAGCTGCACACACTCTTGAGCAATACAGATGCCACAGGCTtggaagaaattgacagagcTCTGGGCATTCCTGAACTTGTAAATCAAGTAGGTAGCAATGCCATGGATgtatgaaagagagagagtgtgtgtgtttgtgcgcgCGTGTGTGGACATGCCCGTGCATGCACAAACatggtttgaatcagagctgcagcggccagcctatgcaatgaagagtcacagcagtgccatatctgagccgcatctgcgaccacaccacagctcacggcaacgccagatccttaacccactgattgaggttagggatcgaacccgcaacctcatggttcctaattggatttgtttctactgcaccaggacgggaactccctgggtgggCTGTTGCTGATTAACCTGTCTCTACTAAACTTGCCTCTTGCCACTTTCAAAAACATTCTTGTACAGGTTTCATGAGAATTAATTGATCATGgtgattttagtttttaaatttttttttttttttttttttttttttggtctttttagggctgcacccaaggcatatggaagttcccaggctaggggttgaatcagagctgaagcttctggcctataccacagccatagcaacttgggatccgagctgagtctgcaacctacaccacagctcacggcaacactggatccttaaccaactcatggatactagttgggttcattattgctgagccacaatggaaattctgtgatcatagatccttaaccaactcatggatactagttgggttcattattgctgagccacagtggaaattctgTGATCATAGtgattttaattgatttattttacaCTTGGCATGGGAGGTCTTTGTTGGTCCAGAAATCTTATCTGAAACAAATAGTATTTGTCCAGTTACTCAATACACTGTAGATATTTGGCCCAGAAGATATTTGAATGTGAAACCCTGTGCAAGGTAAGCA
The sequence above is a segment of the Sus scrofa isolate TJ Tabasco breed Duroc chromosome 17, Sscrofa11.1, whole genome shotgun sequence genome. Coding sequences within it:
- the NCOA3 gene encoding nuclear receptor coactivator 3 (The RefSeq protein has 8 substitutions, 2 frameshifts compared to this genomic sequence); the encoded protein is MMSGLGENSLDPLAPDSRKRKLPCDTPGQGLTCSGEKWRREQESKYIEELAELISANLSDIDNFNVKPDKCAILKETVRQIRQIKEQGQGVIDKDSLGPLLLQALDGFLFVVNREGNIVFVSENVTQYLQYKQEDLVNTSVYSILHEEDRKDFLKNLPKSTVNGVTWTNETQRQKSHTFNCRMLMKIPHDILEDMNTSPEMRQRYETMQCFALSQPRAMMEEGEDLQSCMICVARRITTGERAFPSNPESFITRHDLSGKVVSIDTNSLRSSMRPGFEDIIRRCIQRFFSLNDGQSWSQKRHYQEAYIHGHAETPVYRFSLADGTIVTAQTKSKLFRNPVTNDRHSFVSTHFLQREQNGYRPNPNPVGQGVRPPAAGCNSSVGSMNMSPNQGLQMLSSRTYGLADPSTTGQMTGARYGAAGSIASMNPGPGMQSPSSYQNSNYGLNMSSPPHGSPGLGSNQQNIMISPRNRGSPKMASHQFSPVAGVHSPMGSSGSTGNHSFSSSSLSALQAISEGVGTSLLSTLSSPGPKLDNSPNMNITQPSKVSSQDSKSPLGLYCDQNPVESSMCQSNSRDHLNDKESKESSVEGSENQRGPLESKGHKKLLQLLTCSSDDRGHSSLTNSPLDSGCKDSAISVTSPSGVSSSTSGGVSSTSNMHGSLLQEKHRILHKLLQNGNSPAEVAKITAEATGKDTSSTASCVEGNVKQEQLSPKKKENNALLRYLLDRDDPSDTLSKELQPKVEGVDGKMSQCSSSALPSSSQEKDSKIKTETNEEGSGDLDNLDAILGDLTSSDFYNNSISTNGSNLGTKQQMFQGTNSLGLRSPQSVQSVRPPYNRAVSLDSPVSVGSNPSVKNISAFPMLTKQPLMGGNPRMMDGQENYGSAMGGPNRNVAVNQTPSSGDWGLPNSKASRMEPMNPNSMGRPGTDFNASLPRPAVGGSMPTMPLRSNSIPGARPVLQQQQQQQQQMLQMRPGEIPVGMGVGPYGQGAPSNQPGSWPDGMLSMEQGPHGTQNRPLLRNSLDDLLGPPSNLEGQSDERALLDQLHTLLSNTDATGLEEIDRALGIPELVNQGQALEPKQDAFQGQEAAVMMEQKAALYGQTYPAQGPPMQGGFNLQGQSPSFNSMMNQMNQQGNFPLQGMHPRANIMRPRTNTPKQLRMQLQQRLQGQQFLNQNRQALEMKMESPSAGGAAVMRPMMQPQVSSQGFLITHMVAHRSRKLLINHFRQQRVAMMMQQQQQQQQQTQAFSPPPNVTASPSMDGVLAGPSMPQAPPQQFPYPPNYGMGQQPDPAFGRVSSPSNAMMSSRMGPSQNPMMQHPQTAPMYQSSDMKGWPSGTLARNSSFPQQQFAPQGNPAAYSMVHMNGSSGPMGQMNMNSVPMTGMPMGPDQKYC